Proteins from a single region of Dissulfurirhabdus thermomarina:
- the hcp gene encoding hydroxylamine reductase: MFCFQCEQTAKGTGCTQVGVCGKRPDVAALQDLLLHVLKDLSRVAVAGRKAGVTDPEVNAFTVEAAFSTLTNVDFDPERFVALIRKGAALRRALAEKVRAAGGDPGDDAEAVVPAETLEGLVAQGERVGIKADPEIDPDILSLREAVVYGIKGLSAYADHARILGREDDEVYAFVHEALAATLDAERGLDDWLDLVLRTGKTNLRAMELLDEANTGTYGHPVPTRVPLGARKGKAILVSGHDLKDLEEILRQSEGKGIYVYTHGEMLPCHGYPGLKKYPHFYGHYGTAWQNQAKEFPLFPGPIVMTTNCIQRPMESYQDRIFTRGLVGWPGVRHIPDLDFTPVIAKALEMPGFPEDTDKGSVMVGFARNTVLSVADKVVAAVKGKAIRHFFLVAGCDGAKPGRNYYTEFVEKVPADCVVLTLACGKFRFFDKDLGEIGGLPRLMDVGQCNDAYSAIRIAGALADAFGCSVNDLPLSLVLSWYEQKAVAILLTLLYLGIKDIRLGPTLPAFLSPGVLDVLVQRFGIRPITTPEDDLRAILG, translated from the coding sequence ATGTTTTGTTTCCAGTGCGAACAGACGGCCAAGGGAACCGGGTGCACCCAGGTGGGGGTCTGCGGCAAGCGGCCCGACGTGGCGGCCCTTCAGGACCTCCTCCTCCACGTCCTCAAGGACCTGTCCCGGGTGGCCGTGGCCGGCCGGAAGGCCGGGGTGACGGACCCCGAGGTGAACGCCTTCACCGTGGAGGCCGCCTTCTCCACCCTGACCAACGTGGACTTCGACCCCGAGCGCTTCGTGGCCCTCATCCGGAAGGGGGCGGCGCTCCGGCGGGCCCTGGCGGAGAAGGTCCGGGCCGCCGGCGGGGACCCGGGTGACGACGCCGAGGCCGTGGTGCCGGCCGAGACCCTGGAGGGCCTCGTGGCCCAGGGCGAGCGGGTGGGCATCAAGGCGGATCCGGAGATCGACCCCGACATCCTGAGCCTCCGCGAGGCGGTGGTCTACGGCATCAAGGGACTGTCCGCCTACGCGGACCACGCCCGGATCCTCGGCCGCGAGGACGACGAGGTCTACGCCTTCGTCCACGAGGCGCTGGCCGCCACCCTCGACGCCGAACGCGGCCTCGACGACTGGCTCGACCTCGTGCTCCGGACCGGGAAGACCAACCTCCGGGCCATGGAACTCCTGGACGAGGCCAACACCGGGACCTACGGGCACCCCGTGCCCACCCGGGTGCCCCTCGGCGCCCGGAAGGGGAAGGCCATCCTCGTCTCGGGCCACGACCTCAAGGATCTCGAGGAGATCCTTCGCCAGAGCGAGGGGAAGGGGATCTACGTCTACACCCACGGGGAGATGCTCCCCTGCCACGGCTACCCGGGGCTCAAGAAGTATCCCCACTTTTACGGACACTACGGGACGGCCTGGCAGAACCAGGCGAAGGAGTTCCCCCTCTTCCCCGGTCCCATCGTCATGACCACCAACTGCATCCAGCGGCCCATGGAGAGCTACCAGGACCGCATCTTCACCCGGGGGCTCGTGGGCTGGCCGGGAGTCCGGCACATCCCCGACCTGGACTTCACCCCGGTGATCGCCAAGGCCCTCGAGATGCCGGGCTTTCCCGAGGACACGGACAAGGGGTCGGTGATGGTGGGCTTCGCCCGCAACACCGTGCTCTCCGTGGCGGACAAGGTGGTGGCGGCCGTCAAGGGGAAGGCCATCCGGCACTTCTTCCTGGTGGCCGGCTGCGACGGGGCCAAGCCGGGGCGCAACTACTACACGGAATTCGTGGAGAAGGTGCCCGCCGACTGCGTGGTCCTCACCCTGGCCTGCGGCAAGTTCCGGTTCTTCGACAAGGACCTGGGGGAGATCGGGGGGCTGCCGCGCCTCATGGACGTGGGACAGTGCAACGACGCCTACTCCGCCATCCGGATCGCGGGGGCCCTGGCCGACGCCTTCGGCTGCTCGGTGAACGATCTCCCGCTCTCCCTGGTACTCTCCTGGTACGAGCAGAAGGCGGTGGCCATCCTCCTCACGCTCCTCTACCTCGGGATCAAGGACATCCGGCTGGGGCCGACCCTGCCGGCCTTCCTCTCCCCGGGCGTCCTGGACGTGTTGGTGCAGCGGTTCGGCATCCGGCCCATCACCACGCCCGAGGACGACCTCCGGGCCATCCTGGGATGA
- a CDS encoding phosphohydrolase, translating into MKCPGQDSRYWKGDAIFEVACPKCGTQVEFFKDDATRRCPGCGHRMANPGMDFGCAAYCPYAEQCLGALAPAVRERRGAFRDRLSRAAKQALGTDFGRIGHLSRAARHAETLARAEGADTGAVLAAAHLAVLGLAPADASAFLRELGAEEALAGAAAGILAELGTGSPAGLEARVVHDAEILAALEAAGRRGGRPPAAELLTPSGRAAAAELTETIPGEAPGKETP; encoded by the coding sequence ATGAAGTGCCCGGGACAGGACAGCCGGTACTGGAAGGGCGACGCCATCTTCGAGGTGGCGTGCCCGAAGTGCGGGACCCAGGTGGAGTTCTTCAAGGACGACGCCACCCGCCGGTGCCCGGGGTGCGGCCACCGCATGGCCAACCCGGGCATGGACTTCGGCTGCGCCGCCTACTGCCCCTACGCGGAGCAGTGCCTCGGCGCCCTGGCGCCGGCCGTCCGGGAGCGCCGCGGGGCCTTTCGGGACCGGCTCTCCCGGGCGGCCAAGCAGGCCCTCGGGACGGATTTCGGCCGGATCGGGCACCTTTCCCGGGCGGCGCGCCATGCCGAGACCCTGGCCCGGGCCGAGGGGGCCGACACCGGGGCGGTGCTGGCCGCCGCCCACCTCGCCGTTCTGGGACTTGCCCCGGCCGACGCCTCGGCCTTTCTCCGGGAGCTCGGGGCGGAGGAGGCGCTGGCCGGGGCCGCGGCGGGCATCCTCGCGGAGTTGGGCACCGGTTCCCCGGCCGGCCTCGAGGCCCGGGTGGTGCACGACGCCGAGATCCTGGCCGCCCTGGAGGCTGCGGGCCGAAGGGGCGGCCGGCCGCCGGCGGCGGAGCTTTTGACCCCGTCCGGCCGGGCCGCGGCCGCCGAGCTGACCGAAACGATACCGGGCGAGGCCCCCGGCAAGGAGACACCATGA
- the pgl gene encoding 6-phosphogluconolactonase, with protein sequence MEINRFRDADAMAEAAAGRVAAAARRAAAERGRFTLVLAGGRTPEGLYLRLAADPWRARVPWEAVHVFWGDERLVPPEDPASNFGRARGLFLSRVPIPPGNVHPVPFDPDPARAAAAYEARLRAFFKPEGGGLPAFDLVLLGLGPDGHTASLFPGAPPAPPGRWAAAVPAPDAEPRLPRVTLTFPVLNRAREVCVLAAGPEKAALVGEILDDPAAARRYPAAMLRPEGRLAWYVAAG encoded by the coding sequence GTGGAGATCAACAGGTTCCGAGACGCCGATGCCATGGCCGAGGCGGCGGCGGGGCGCGTGGCGGCGGCGGCGCGCCGGGCGGCGGCCGAGCGGGGCCGGTTCACCCTGGTGCTCGCCGGGGGGCGGACGCCGGAGGGACTCTACCTCCGGCTGGCCGCCGACCCGTGGCGGGCCCGGGTTCCCTGGGAGGCGGTCCACGTGTTCTGGGGGGACGAGCGCCTCGTGCCGCCGGAGGACCCGGCGAGCAACTTCGGCCGGGCCCGGGGCCTCTTCCTCTCCCGGGTGCCGATCCCGCCGGGGAACGTCCACCCCGTGCCCTTCGACCCGGACCCCGCCCGCGCTGCGGCGGCCTACGAGGCCCGGCTGCGGGCCTTCTTCAAGCCGGAGGGGGGCGGCCTGCCCGCCTTCGACCTCGTGCTCCTCGGCCTCGGCCCCGACGGGCACACCGCCTCCCTCTTTCCCGGGGCGCCGCCGGCCCCGCCCGGGCGCTGGGCGGCGGCCGTGCCGGCCCCCGACGCCGAGCCCCGGCTCCCCCGCGTCACCCTGACCTTTCCCGTCCTGAACCGGGCCCGGGAGGTGTGCGTCCTCGCCGCCGGCCCGGAAAAGGCGGCCCTGGTCGGCGAGATCCTCGACGACCCGGCCGCCGCGCGCCGTTACCCGGCGGCCATGCTCCGCCCCGAGGGGCGGCTGGCCTGGTACGTGGCGGCGGGCTGA
- a CDS encoding 4Fe-4S dicluster domain-containing protein, with protein MEWENDARETLRRVPFFVRGRVRRRVEDAARAAGARRVTLAHLEACRRRFLADMSDEVRGFQVETCFGPAGCPNRAVAFEGFADELERRLEARDLKGFLRATVRGPLKMHHEFRVAVSDCPNACSRPQIVDAGFIGAVRPRVTGEPCIGCGACEAACREAAVRPGGEKEAPAVDPDRCLACGACIRACPTGALAAGESGFRVLVGGRLGRHPRLAEELPGIHPPEAAAALLDRALDLFTGDNRGGERFADILERTGLRPLLPAAEPDLTSNPNA; from the coding sequence GTGGAATGGGAGAACGATGCCCGGGAGACCCTGAGAAGGGTGCCCTTCTTCGTTCGGGGGCGGGTGCGCCGCCGGGTGGAGGACGCGGCCCGGGCCGCCGGGGCCCGGCGGGTCACCCTGGCGCACCTCGAGGCCTGCCGCCGGCGCTTCCTCGCGGACATGTCCGACGAGGTCCGGGGTTTCCAGGTGGAGACCTGCTTCGGGCCCGCCGGGTGCCCCAACCGGGCCGTGGCCTTCGAGGGATTCGCGGACGAGCTGGAGCGGCGCCTCGAGGCCCGGGACCTCAAGGGGTTCCTCCGGGCCACGGTCCGCGGGCCGCTCAAGATGCACCACGAGTTCCGCGTGGCCGTCTCCGACTGCCCCAATGCCTGTTCCCGGCCCCAGATCGTGGATGCGGGGTTCATCGGGGCCGTTCGGCCCCGGGTCACCGGCGAGCCCTGTATCGGGTGCGGGGCCTGCGAGGCGGCCTGCCGCGAGGCGGCGGTCCGGCCGGGCGGGGAGAAAGAGGCCCCCGCCGTGGACCCGGACCGGTGTCTCGCGTGCGGCGCCTGCATCCGGGCGTGCCCCACGGGCGCCCTGGCCGCCGGCGAGAGCGGCTTCCGGGTGCTCGTCGGCGGGCGCCTCGGCCGCCACCCCCGGCTCGCCGAGGAGCTGCCGGGGATCCACCCGCCGGAGGCGGCCGCGGCCCTGCTGGACCGGGCCTTGGACCTCTTCACGGGCGACAACCGCGGCGGCGAGCGCTTCGCCGACATCCTGGAGCGGACGGGGCTTCGGCCCCTGCTGCCGGCGGCGGAGCCGGATTTGACATCGAACCCTAATGCCTGA